In a genomic window of Xenopus laevis strain J_2021 chromosome 5S, Xenopus_laevis_v10.1, whole genome shotgun sequence:
- the LOC108717790 gene encoding uncharacterized protein LOC108717790 isoform X2 — MSQSEDAASPGFCERIRRLFSRMSREEQVSTTTSDNTEPDINEVHTSQDTVAITEPKTDSSLEDERMARLQILGIKSDFMIDKIKTLRQEIQALLEEIDWFEIDLQKRRVKLFRGYLDRRNSDRDDGSEIE; from the exons ATGAGCCAATcag AAGATGCAGCTTCACCTGGATTTTGTGAACGAATTCGTAGACTCTTTAGCAGAATGTCCCGAGAGGAACAG GTGTCAACAACAACTTCTGATAACACAGAACCTGATATAAATGAAGTTCATACCAGCCAG gACACTGTTGCTATTACTGAACCTAAAACGGATTCCTCTCTGGAGGATGAGAGGATGGCACGACTGCaaattcttggaataaaaagtgattttatgATTGACAAGATAAAGACGTTAAGGCAAGAAATACAGGCGCTATTAGAAGAAATAGACTGGTTTGAAATTGACCTGCAGAAGAGAAGAGTCAAGCTCTTCAGAG gctATCTGGATAGGCGCAACAGTGACAGAGATGATGGATCAGAAATAGAGTAA
- the LOC108717790 gene encoding uncharacterized protein LOC108717790 isoform X1 — MSQSEDAASPGFCERIRRLFSRMSREEQVSTTTSDNTEPDINEVHTSQDTVAITEPKTDSSLEDERMARLQILGIKSDFMIDKIKTLRQEIQALLEEIDWFEIDLQKRRVKLFRAGYLDRRNSDRDDGSEIE, encoded by the exons ATGAGCCAATcag AAGATGCAGCTTCACCTGGATTTTGTGAACGAATTCGTAGACTCTTTAGCAGAATGTCCCGAGAGGAACAG GTGTCAACAACAACTTCTGATAACACAGAACCTGATATAAATGAAGTTCATACCAGCCAG gACACTGTTGCTATTACTGAACCTAAAACGGATTCCTCTCTGGAGGATGAGAGGATGGCACGACTGCaaattcttggaataaaaagtgattttatgATTGACAAGATAAAGACGTTAAGGCAAGAAATACAGGCGCTATTAGAAGAAATAGACTGGTTTGAAATTGACCTGCAGAAGAGAAGAGTCAAGCTCTTCAGAG caggctATCTGGATAGGCGCAACAGTGACAGAGATGATGGATCAGAAATAGAGTAA